A genome region from Methanobacterium subterraneum includes the following:
- the larB gene encoding nickel pincer cofactor biosynthesis protein LarB, with protein sequence MKKVLQELIDGKLSVDEAEKMLKTMQIVELEDFAKLDTARDVRTGFPEAIYAEGKADPELLKIINNCAKRGRVMVTRLEEKRYLKLKDQLLLNDESLMVEYNPKARILLIKDGEIEKKGKMGIITAGTSDVPVAEEARMVAEEAGCEVLTSYDVGVAGIHRLFSQIRRMLESDVKAIIVVAGMEGALPSVVAGLVDVPVIGVPTSVGYGVGAGGFAALNSMLQSCAPGIAVVNIDNGFGAAVFAATVVKQTIND encoded by the coding sequence ATGAAGAAAGTACTCCAGGAATTAATAGATGGTAAATTATCAGTGGATGAAGCTGAAAAAATGCTTAAAACCATGCAAATTGTAGAATTGGAGGATTTTGCAAAGTTAGATACTGCACGTGATGTTCGCACTGGATTTCCAGAGGCTATCTATGCTGAAGGCAAGGCTGATCCTGAGCTTCTTAAGATAATCAACAACTGTGCAAAACGGGGACGGGTGATGGTGACTCGTTTGGAAGAGAAACGATACCTAAAACTTAAAGACCAACTCCTTCTTAATGATGAAAGTTTGATGGTGGAATACAATCCTAAAGCCCGGATTTTGCTCATTAAAGATGGGGAAATAGAAAAAAAAGGCAAGATGGGAATAATCACCGCCGGCACATCTGATGTTCCGGTGGCCGAAGAAGCTCGTATGGTGGCTGAAGAGGCTGGATGTGAAGTACTGACCTCCTACGATGTGGGGGTGGCTGGGATTCATAGGTTGTTCTCCCAGATACGGCGAATGTTAGAATCTGATGTGAAGGCCATCATCGTGGTGGCGGGTATGGAAGGAGCACTACCCTCAGTGGTGGCGGGATTGGTGGATGTTCCAGTGATTGGAGTACCCACTTCAGTAGGGTATGGTGTGGGGGCCGGTGGTTTCGCAGCACTTAATTCCATGCTACAATCATGTGCCCCCGGAATAGCAGTGGTAAATATTGACAATGGGTTTGGAGCAGCAGTATTCGCGGCTACAGTGGTAAAACAGACAATAAATGATTAA